The following coding sequences lie in one Bacteroides helcogenes P 36-108 genomic window:
- a CDS encoding histone H1, with amino-acid sequence MKELVEKVAALYADFSKDANAQLENGNKAAGTRARKASLEIEKAMKAFRKASLEAAK; translated from the coding sequence ATGAAAGAATTAGTTGAAAAAGTAGCTGCATTGTATGCAGACTTCTCAAAAGATGCAAATGCTCAGTTGGAAAATGGTAACAAAGCAGCAGGAACTCGTGCTCGTAAGGCTTCTTTGGAGATCGAAAAGGCAATGAAAGCTTTCCGCAAAGCATCTTTGGAAGCTGCTAAGTAA
- a CDS encoding DUF4929 domain-containing protein, with protein MKRKIIYVIQALLVVPLLLSSCSGDEKNNNYDGMNQIYLTVTGEDTQLEEGTMASLTIEVNLTNAIQKKLTLNFAVLDDEKGVLRIENNPVTIEAGKTKGQFTVLSNRKNILMADTYFRIGISELPEGMKLNQELLIRVKPNPASAELTKEQKKLIAAYQTKYGIDLMKWIGVISCHTKIMSPASERSINFAQAFTREVDGQTVITLSEKATEDQPVLKMTENPLGLTNYMGWVLQQETVFNDEFWFAPNASPAYKAITELLGWNKQNPGIFTMMLDDIKLKKISDGKAYLDFIKTKITGGGDNTATIPFLYSFSPWEKQKQLIAEGNQLAKELEHADGTSDPNYYLMTYSVEKDDIEDNINFILPEGKIDFKNEKMTFQFSMSHSLADGYTRIYVTYEKK; from the coding sequence ATGAAAAGAAAAATTATTTATGTTATACAAGCACTGCTTGTTGTACCTCTTTTACTATCGTCATGCTCAGGTGATGAAAAGAATAATAACTATGATGGAATGAACCAGATTTATCTGACTGTTACCGGAGAAGATACGCAACTTGAAGAAGGAACTATGGCTTCATTAACAATAGAAGTTAACCTGACAAACGCCATACAGAAGAAGCTCACATTGAATTTCGCAGTATTGGATGATGAGAAAGGAGTGCTTCGAATAGAAAATAATCCCGTAACCATAGAAGCCGGAAAAACCAAAGGGCAATTCACCGTATTGTCCAACCGGAAAAATATATTAATGGCAGACACTTATTTTCGGATTGGTATTTCCGAATTGCCCGAAGGGATGAAATTAAATCAAGAACTACTCATACGTGTCAAGCCAAATCCTGCATCCGCTGAACTGACCAAAGAACAGAAAAAATTGATTGCAGCATATCAGACAAAATATGGAATCGATTTAATGAAATGGATCGGTGTCATTTCCTGCCACACCAAAATAATGAGTCCGGCAAGTGAGCGTTCCATTAATTTTGCACAAGCATTCACCAGAGAAGTTGATGGACAAACAGTCATTACATTGAGCGAAAAAGCAACAGAAGATCAGCCTGTTTTAAAAATGACGGAAAATCCCTTAGGGCTGACCAACTATATGGGATGGGTATTGCAGCAGGAAACAGTATTTAATGATGAGTTTTGGTTTGCTCCCAATGCCAGCCCTGCTTATAAGGCTATTACAGAATTACTGGGATGGAACAAACAAAATCCGGGCATTTTTACAATGATGCTGGACGACATCAAATTAAAAAAAATATCAGATGGGAAAGCCTACCTCGATTTTATAAAAACTAAAATAACTGGAGGCGGGGATAATACCGCCACAATACCATTCCTATATTCTTTTTCCCCTTGGGAAAAACAGAAGCAACTAATTGCCGAAGGAAATCAACTGGCAAAAGAATTGGAACATGCAGATGGAACATCTGATCCCAATTACTATCTCATGACCTATTCCGTTGAGAAAGATGATATTGAGGATAATATAAATTTCATTTTACCAGAAGGAAAAATTGATTTCAAGAATGAGAAAATGACTTTTCAATTCTCCATGAGCCACTCTTTGGCAGATGGATATACGCGTATATATGTTACTTATGAGAAAAAATAA
- a CDS encoding M16 family metallopeptidase, producing the protein MRKNKQIFHRSLSIAATWIIAMCLHAAYPQSSAIALPAGTVEGHLKNGFHYLILPNSTPASKVEFRLIMRVGSIQETEEEKGCAHFLEHIAFGGTTHFPKRSLVESLEKLGMKYGQDINALTGFDRTIYMFSVPIDKNREAVIANSLLIIRDWMDGLTIEAEKVENEKGIILEELRSFDSGDDFYPLKIGNGLLSRRMPLGNADDIKRITPEILTRYYRKWYVPSLATLVVVGDISPQEIEQKIKVMFASLKCGSSSILPHPCILEYDTGISLSEIRDSLRNQTRIECIIPHTCNVERTLDDVVQKQRRRLLIKAISSRLHALKLQCEVSDQWYLGNKNHFVLSLEGKNRKKLLTRMAKIVTELHCLARNGWEANEWQDLKNDFRSKYEIQTVPITRNSAEWCDDFIDYAISGDCYLTDKIQQRKVWNKISDTTCEDLQQLLNEWLTCKQNTMLVTCLSHPEFGTPLTKREVATAWEKGEKANCQPYNYVRSPQAETEVHSHIPACLAVRPTFDSAYIANTKLYPLTGIREVTLKNGIRLILKPTLQPERNFLLTSFAPFGLSSIPDKDYPLLEGTASYMDMGGIANVDGEKLSDYLYNQGMSLTTVIENHWHGFMGMSSSANALEFFNLIYEKIIDPKLNYKDFEESLNELLKTSGKETMLEKMLKRDSSRLLTARINELMGETLPASYRQPTTEQLQQLRLDSIATFYKALYSRQEGTTYIICGHFNADTLINQFVSVFGRMPISSKQEQWTYPKFRLPNMRITEGFPNTNKTQTLFDYIFFGHYQPGLKNTLTLKLMCNVIQNRLISILREQESLVYSPYVSLKYEGIPWSTFYFDINASTDNENMNKIEATLLKLLRHLQEKEVSEEELLNIKRSFLIAKRETLNAESASAWRTTLTSLLKNGETIADFEDYEQQLADITPDILHKAFNKYLDIEKYILLYISKNNLKK; encoded by the coding sequence ATGAGAAAAAATAAACAAATATTCCATCGTTCTTTAAGTATAGCAGCCACATGGATAATTGCTATGTGTTTGCATGCTGCATATCCACAATCATCAGCTATCGCATTGCCAGCAGGAACAGTAGAAGGGCATCTGAAAAATGGGTTTCACTATCTTATCCTACCCAACTCGACCCCTGCCTCCAAAGTGGAATTTCGCCTAATTATGCGTGTAGGCTCTATCCAGGAAACGGAAGAAGAAAAAGGATGCGCTCATTTCCTTGAACACATCGCTTTTGGTGGTACAACCCATTTTCCAAAACGATCATTAGTCGAATCACTCGAGAAACTGGGTATGAAATACGGACAGGACATCAATGCTCTTACAGGCTTTGACCGCACCATTTACATGTTTTCCGTACCAATTGACAAAAACAGAGAAGCGGTAATAGCAAACTCCTTGCTTATCATACGTGACTGGATGGATGGCCTGACAATTGAAGCGGAAAAAGTTGAGAATGAGAAAGGTATTATTTTAGAAGAACTACGCAGCTTTGATTCGGGAGATGATTTCTATCCGCTTAAAATAGGCAATGGACTACTCAGCCGCCGTATGCCGCTTGGAAATGCCGATGACATCAAACGCATAACTCCTGAAATACTCACCCGTTACTACCGGAAATGGTATGTTCCCTCTTTGGCTACACTTGTTGTAGTAGGAGATATCAGTCCTCAAGAAATAGAACAAAAGATAAAAGTTATGTTTGCCTCGCTGAAATGCGGTAGCTCATCAATTCTCCCCCACCCCTGTATATTGGAGTATGATACGGGTATCAGTTTATCTGAAATACGAGACAGTTTACGAAATCAAACCCGAATTGAATGCATAATCCCTCATACCTGCAATGTAGAAAGGACTTTAGACGATGTCGTACAAAAACAACGGAGACGATTACTCATTAAAGCCATCTCCTCACGTCTGCATGCCCTAAAGTTGCAATGTGAGGTTTCCGACCAATGGTATTTGGGTAATAAAAACCATTTTGTATTGAGTCTGGAAGGGAAAAACAGAAAAAAACTCCTGACACGAATGGCAAAAATCGTAACCGAACTGCATTGTCTGGCTCGCAACGGATGGGAAGCGAACGAGTGGCAGGATCTGAAAAATGATTTCCGCAGCAAATACGAAATACAAACGGTCCCCATCACCCGAAACTCTGCAGAATGGTGTGATGATTTTATAGACTATGCCATTTCTGGTGACTGTTATCTGACCGATAAAATTCAACAAAGGAAAGTCTGGAACAAAATTAGCGATACAACATGCGAAGATTTACAACAACTGTTGAATGAATGGCTTACCTGTAAACAAAACACTATGCTGGTGACATGTCTAAGCCATCCGGAGTTTGGCACTCCACTAACAAAGAGAGAAGTGGCTACCGCATGGGAAAAAGGTGAAAAAGCGAATTGTCAACCTTATAATTATGTTCGTTCGCCACAAGCTGAAACAGAAGTCCACAGCCATATACCTGCCTGCCTTGCTGTTCGCCCCACTTTTGATTCAGCATACATCGCCAATACTAAATTATATCCTTTGACAGGTATTCGAGAAGTTACATTAAAAAATGGAATCAGGCTTATTCTGAAACCAACTTTACAACCGGAAAGAAACTTTCTACTGACCTCTTTTGCGCCATTCGGACTTTCTTCCATCCCCGACAAAGATTATCCGCTACTCGAAGGCACTGCCAGCTATATGGATATGGGAGGAATTGCCAATGTTGACGGAGAAAAGCTATCTGACTATCTGTACAATCAGGGAATGTCTCTCACTACTGTGATAGAAAACCATTGGCACGGCTTTATGGGTATGTCTTCTTCAGCAAATGCACTGGAATTCTTTAATCTCATTTACGAGAAAATAATTGATCCGAAATTAAACTATAAAGATTTTGAAGAAAGCCTGAATGAATTACTGAAAACATCCGGTAAAGAAACAATGCTCGAAAAAATGTTGAAACGCGATTCCAGCCGTCTGCTTACTGCGCGCATCAATGAACTAATGGGAGAAACATTACCCGCTTCGTATCGGCAACCTACAACGGAGCAATTGCAACAACTCCGATTAGATAGCATTGCAACCTTCTACAAAGCACTTTATTCCCGTCAGGAAGGTACAACTTACATAATTTGCGGACACTTCAACGCCGATACGCTTATCAATCAGTTTGTCTCGGTATTCGGCAGAATGCCTATTTCATCAAAACAAGAACAATGGACTTACCCCAAGTTCCGGTTACCTAATATGAGAATAACAGAAGGCTTCCCCAATACGAATAAGACGCAAACATTGTTCGATTATATATTTTTCGGGCACTATCAACCGGGATTGAAAAACACATTGACACTGAAGCTTATGTGCAATGTCATACAAAACCGATTGATTTCCATCCTTAGGGAGCAGGAATCTTTAGTCTATTCACCATACGTTTCATTAAAATACGAAGGAATTCCATGGAGTACATTCTATTTTGACATCAATGCATCGACTGACAATGAAAACATGAACAAAATAGAAGCTACACTTTTAAAGCTCCTGCGACACCTGCAAGAAAAAGAAGTCAGTGAAGAAGAATTACTAAATATCAAACGGTCTTTCTTGATCGCCAAGCGAGAAACATTAAATGCAGAATCTGCATCAGCATGGCGAACAACCCTAACAAGCTTGCTGAAGAACGGCGAGACTATAGCCGATTTTGAAGATTATGAACAGCAACTTGCCGACATAACGCCCGATATATTACATAAAGCTTTCAATAAATATTTAGATATCGAGAAGTACATCCTTTTATACATCAGTAAAAACAATCTAAAAAAATGA
- a CDS encoding SusC/RagA family TonB-linked outer membrane protein — MKLNYIVFLALFCLPFCAFSQPKGNVLRGTITDLQGEALPGVNIRVKGSTLGTSTDAYGHYTLRGQWEKGDFIVFSFMGMKEICMRYTGQQVYNTVMQQDTRSLKEVVIVARQNINEMDIRAKSGVVQHVDMKRLNSKPMISMSLALQGSIPGLVVTNTGDLGQKPKIRIRGNSSFRKGDAVNEPLYVKDGQVISGETFLTLNPMEIKEIKVLKDAVACALYGVKAANGVIEITSLRGNPDGKITTNYSFNMGITTRGRRGIKMMDTEEKLELERRLQNPIAPGYRYSEDFFKKYYNNSPDLEKMIAKGKTMLDSLKNIHTDWFDELIRLNTYQRHNLSVRGGTEKTSYSISAGYARQGGRIEGNNTQRFTTALSLDQQLGHLGYLSLSANAGYGRTDTPNGTDETPANLVYKLNPYETKKGHLFSFPRGDYTYDDLIYQYRKEATDKRGGLTGSINLKPFDELSIDAVAGIDVLLSEEMTLVPSTAISERKSYEKEEALGKLTKSKSVTTDISSNIRATYNKVIAGKHDFTLGANMDYYMKNIDQAGIMGFGVGTLMSPAAINHSLTGYRRPQVSSSKDKTAQLGFGIVAGYSYNALYDLFATYKADASSVLPKEKRWNGAWALGMGWTPSNHSFMNNNKTITRLNVRASYGRMANLAGVSADATIGTFSYSTNFYSTTRLLQLRALYNLDLKPEQTTTTDISLSMELFKRISLEANIYRRETSDALLDVPIPLSNGFQTMKRNIGVLRNEGYELSALFKVLDGQDWKLSLRGSLAYNRNKVVNLYYTDRLYTSETSLVPDYEVGKAYDILFGLKSLGINPITGLPVFQGANGEEVPAIQNISKENIIALGHGTPPYSGSLNLSLSYRHFDFDMDLYYVFGGIRAYNYAYIRSLDNAYLNAAKGQLENMWFKKGDTGKSYHSPFYSSSAIASLQYPNTKTVGKSDFMRLSMLSLRYRVPNVFLQRNCNFVKYANISFQASNLFTFTPYGESDPETGSLAGTLQPILTLNLNLTF; from the coding sequence ATGAAACTTAACTACATTGTTTTTTTAGCTCTGTTTTGTCTCCCTTTTTGCGCCTTTTCACAACCAAAAGGGAACGTGCTGAGAGGCACTATCACCGATCTGCAAGGTGAAGCCTTGCCGGGTGTCAATATTCGCGTTAAAGGAAGTACACTTGGCACATCGACTGATGCCTACGGACATTACACATTACGAGGACAGTGGGAAAAAGGTGATTTCATCGTTTTCTCCTTCATGGGAATGAAAGAAATATGTATGCGCTACACAGGCCAGCAAGTATATAATACAGTCATGCAGCAAGACACACGTTCGTTGAAAGAAGTCGTGATCGTAGCTCGGCAAAACATCAATGAGATGGACATACGTGCCAAATCGGGAGTAGTGCAACACGTCGATATGAAGAGGCTGAACAGCAAGCCGATGATCAGTATGTCTCTGGCACTGCAAGGCAGCATCCCGGGACTGGTGGTAACCAACACAGGCGATCTGGGGCAAAAGCCCAAAATCAGGATCCGTGGAAATTCATCTTTCCGCAAAGGTGATGCAGTCAACGAGCCCCTATATGTCAAAGATGGTCAAGTAATATCTGGTGAAACTTTCCTGACATTAAATCCGATGGAAATCAAAGAAATAAAAGTTCTTAAAGATGCAGTAGCCTGTGCTTTATATGGTGTCAAAGCTGCTAATGGAGTCATTGAAATTACTTCATTGCGAGGTAACCCCGACGGAAAAATCACCACAAACTATAGTTTCAACATGGGAATCACCACTCGTGGCCGAAGGGGAATAAAGATGATGGATACGGAAGAAAAGCTCGAACTTGAAAGACGTCTACAAAATCCCATAGCACCGGGCTACCGGTACAGTGAGGACTTCTTCAAAAAATACTATAACAATTCTCCCGACCTGGAAAAGATGATTGCCAAGGGTAAGACCATGCTTGATTCACTGAAAAACATTCATACGGACTGGTTTGACGAGCTGATACGACTCAATACTTATCAACGTCACAACCTGAGTGTACGGGGTGGAACAGAAAAAACATCCTATTCCATTTCTGCCGGTTACGCTAGACAAGGAGGAAGAATAGAAGGAAACAACACACAGCGGTTCACCACTGCCCTCAGTCTTGATCAGCAACTCGGACACCTCGGCTATCTTTCATTAAGTGCCAATGCCGGGTACGGTCGTACAGACACCCCGAACGGAACTGACGAAACACCCGCCAACCTGGTCTATAAACTCAATCCTTACGAAACAAAGAAAGGACATCTGTTTTCCTTCCCCAGAGGAGATTACACATATGATGACCTTATATACCAATACCGGAAAGAAGCAACCGACAAACGCGGGGGATTAACCGGCAGCATCAATCTGAAACCATTCGACGAACTGTCCATTGATGCAGTAGCCGGAATAGACGTGCTGCTCAGTGAAGAAATGACATTAGTACCTTCCACTGCCATCTCCGAGCGTAAAAGCTATGAGAAAGAAGAAGCATTGGGAAAACTGACCAAAAGCAAATCGGTAACAACCGATATCTCATCGAACATTCGCGCCACTTACAACAAAGTGATAGCAGGCAAACATGACTTCACGTTGGGAGCAAACATGGATTACTACATGAAAAATATTGACCAAGCAGGTATTATGGGATTTGGTGTAGGAACATTGATGTCACCGGCTGCCATCAATCATTCCCTTACTGGTTACCGACGCCCTCAAGTAAGTTCCTCCAAAGACAAAACTGCGCAGTTGGGTTTTGGAATAGTAGCAGGATATAGTTACAATGCCCTCTACGATCTGTTTGCTACATACAAGGCCGATGCTTCGTCAGTGCTTCCAAAAGAGAAACGTTGGAATGGAGCATGGGCACTTGGAATGGGCTGGACACCAAGCAACCACTCTTTCATGAACAACAACAAGACGATAACCCGCCTCAATGTCAGAGCATCTTACGGACGTATGGCCAATTTAGCCGGCGTATCGGCAGACGCCACCATCGGCACTTTTTCATATTCTACTAATTTTTATTCCACCACCCGCCTGCTGCAACTCCGAGCACTCTACAATCTCGACCTTAAACCTGAGCAAACTACCACCACAGACATAAGCTTGTCTATGGAATTGTTTAAACGTATTTCTTTGGAAGCAAACATCTACCGCCGCGAAACGAGTGATGCCCTATTAGACGTGCCTATCCCACTATCGAATGGTTTCCAAACCATGAAGCGAAATATAGGAGTGCTGCGAAACGAAGGCTATGAACTCAGTGCCTTGTTCAAAGTGTTGGACGGACAGGACTGGAAACTATCATTACGCGGTTCATTGGCCTATAACCGAAATAAAGTAGTAAACCTCTACTATACCGATCGACTTTATACCAGCGAAACCTCTCTTGTCCCCGACTATGAAGTGGGCAAAGCTTACGATATTCTTTTTGGCTTGAAATCACTTGGAATCAATCCGATTACGGGACTTCCCGTTTTTCAGGGCGCCAATGGGGAAGAGGTTCCTGCCATACAAAACATATCCAAGGAGAACATCATAGCATTGGGACATGGAACACCCCCGTACAGTGGTTCACTGAACCTCAGTCTTTCCTACCGTCATTTCGATTTTGATATGGATTTATACTATGTCTTCGGTGGAATAAGAGCTTACAACTACGCCTACATCCGTTCGTTGGACAACGCTTACTTAAATGCAGCAAAAGGACAGTTGGAAAACATGTGGTTCAAGAAAGGTGACACAGGAAAAAGTTATCATTCTCCTTTTTACAGTTCTTCTGCCATTGCTTCGCTGCAATACCCTAATACCAAAACAGTAGGCAAAAGCGATTTCATGCGCTTATCCATGCTCTCTTTACGTTACCGTGTGCCAAATGTGTTCCTGCAAAGAAATTGTAATTTTGTGAAGTATGCCAACATTTCCTTTCAGGCATCCAACCTGTTTACATTTACCCCCTATGGTGAGTCTGATCCGGAAACCGGTTCATTGGCAGGAACACTCCAACCTATATTAACACTGAACTTAAATTTGACATTTTAA
- a CDS encoding RagB/SusD family nutrient uptake outer membrane protein, with protein sequence MFHKIHIHTFQWKKIVFTTVFSMCLTACSLNIPYENQFSDPDAISTPAKARELLATAYMQLPDASFELSILSDDFEPTKLLLKNVSLSNLYKWQPLPIEQLSLSLWQNYYSSVTIANAVLERASLITGLTAKEHSSLQAVITDAKVMKAYCYFNLLRLFAPDYADGTELAGIPLKNKLKLESLPRANLKTCADTIRTLLADAMTTDYSTSGEYWLSSYSVCYLMAELELYTHNYEQAAYYARKVIENQGGYDVLEEKAYQSLWSDAPCAERIFSWFTQKYYYTDINMNKEQGDYVRVNTSLLDLYASEDIRRNVTAFPFRLEDKTLSDEEATVLCFGKYNRENKEKRNFQTVNRYRVSGACFILAEAYCRKGNEAKSIEVMNQYLSRRKAPLLPLTELTGEKLLKVILQEKWKEFVGEGERYYDLKRLRKTILSDWNKTKTMTVKGIKPDDYRWNFPIPKEEYLYNEQMTQNEGWSQIDR encoded by the coding sequence ATGTTTCACAAGATACACATACATACTTTCCAATGGAAAAAGATAGTTTTTACAACAGTTTTTTCAATGTGCCTCACAGCCTGTTCACTCAATATTCCATATGAAAACCAGTTTTCCGACCCTGATGCCATTTCTACACCGGCTAAGGCACGCGAACTCCTCGCCACCGCCTATATGCAATTGCCCGACGCATCTTTCGAACTGTCTATTCTGAGCGATGATTTTGAACCTACCAAGCTTTTACTCAAAAATGTAAGCCTGTCCAACCTTTATAAATGGCAACCTCTTCCCATCGAACAACTCTCACTGTCACTATGGCAAAATTATTACAGTTCAGTAACCATAGCTAATGCTGTATTGGAACGTGCCTCTCTTATCACCGGTCTGACCGCCAAAGAACATTCCTCTTTACAAGCAGTGATTACAGACGCAAAAGTAATGAAAGCCTACTGCTATTTCAATCTCCTGAGGCTGTTCGCTCCTGATTACGCTGACGGAACGGAACTTGCCGGAATTCCACTGAAAAATAAGCTCAAACTGGAATCTCTTCCTCGTGCCAATCTAAAAACATGCGCAGATACTATCCGCACATTATTGGCCGATGCCATGACAACCGACTATTCCACATCCGGAGAATATTGGCTTTCATCATATAGTGTCTGTTATCTCATGGCAGAATTAGAACTCTACACACACAACTATGAACAAGCAGCTTACTATGCGCGTAAAGTCATAGAAAACCAAGGAGGCTATGATGTCTTGGAAGAAAAAGCTTATCAATCACTGTGGAGCGATGCTCCTTGTGCCGAACGGATATTTTCTTGGTTTACCCAAAAGTATTATTACACTGATATCAACATGAATAAAGAACAGGGTGACTACGTAAGAGTTAATACTTCCCTTCTCGACCTTTATGCTTCGGAAGATATCAGACGAAACGTCACAGCCTTTCCTTTCCGGCTGGAAGATAAAACACTGTCCGATGAAGAAGCTACGGTCTTATGCTTTGGAAAATATAACCGGGAAAATAAAGAAAAACGGAATTTTCAAACTGTAAATCGATATAGAGTGTCAGGAGCCTGTTTTATACTGGCAGAAGCGTATTGCAGAAAGGGAAATGAAGCTAAATCCATCGAAGTGATGAACCAATATCTTTCTCGACGTAAAGCCCCCTTACTGCCTTTGACGGAACTAACGGGAGAAAAACTGCTTAAAGTCATTTTACAAGAAAAGTGGAAAGAATTCGTAGGAGAAGGCGAGCGTTATTATGACCTGAAACGCTTAAGAAAAACAATTTTATCCGATTGGAACAAGACAAAAACCATGACTGTAAAAGGTATAAAGCCAGACGATTATCGTTGGAATTTCCCAATACCCAAAGAAGAATATCTATACAACGAACAAATGACCCAAAATGAAGGCTGGTCCCAAATAGACCGATAG
- a CDS encoding putative DNA modification/repair radical SAM protein — MDENVLNKLKILAEAAKYDVSCSSSGTVRSNKVGMLGNTVGGWGICHSFAEDGRCISLLKVMLTNYCIYDCAYCINRRGNDLPRATLSVSELVDLTMEFYRRNYIEGLFLSSGVVRNPDYTMERLVRVAKDLRTVHRFNGYIHLKSIPGASRELVNEAGLYADRLSVNVEIPREENLKLLAPEKDHKSVYAPMKYIQQGVLESSEERKKHRHAPRFAPAGQSTQMIVGATSETDKDILFLSSALYRGTTMRRVYYSGYISVNTYDKRLPALKQPPLVRENRLYQADWLMRFYQFKVEEIVDETYPDLDLEIDPKLSWALRHPELFPVEVNKVDYEMLLRVPGIGVKSARLIVASRRFSRLGFYELKKIGVVMKKAQYFIVCSELPMRTVNELTPLGVRSLLLPKSGKTSGDDGQLLLEFQKE, encoded by the coding sequence ATGGATGAAAATGTACTCAATAAATTGAAGATACTGGCAGAGGCGGCAAAATATGACGTCTCTTGTTCTTCCAGTGGTACGGTGCGTTCAAATAAGGTGGGCATGCTGGGAAATACTGTAGGTGGTTGGGGTATTTGTCACAGTTTTGCCGAAGACGGACGTTGCATTTCATTGCTCAAGGTAATGCTCACTAATTATTGTATCTATGATTGTGCCTATTGCATCAATCGCCGTGGCAACGATCTTCCTCGTGCCACGCTTTCGGTCAGTGAACTTGTGGATTTGACGATGGAGTTTTACCGCCGCAACTATATCGAGGGATTGTTTCTGAGCAGCGGGGTGGTGCGGAATCCGGATTATACAATGGAGCGTTTGGTGCGTGTGGCCAAGGATCTCCGTACTGTCCATCGCTTCAACGGTTATATCCATTTGAAGAGCATTCCCGGAGCCAGCCGTGAGCTGGTGAATGAAGCTGGACTGTATGCCGACCGTCTCAGCGTTAATGTAGAAATTCCGAGAGAGGAGAACCTGAAGTTGCTGGCCCCGGAGAAGGATCATAAAAGTGTGTATGCCCCCATGAAATATATTCAGCAAGGCGTGTTGGAAAGTTCGGAAGAACGGAAGAAGCACCGTCACGCCCCCCGTTTTGCCCCTGCCGGACAGAGCACACAGATGATAGTGGGGGCTACTTCTGAGACGGATAAAGATATTTTGTTTCTTTCGTCTGCACTTTATCGGGGAACGACAATGCGTCGTGTCTATTATTCCGGTTATATTTCCGTGAATACTTACGACAAGCGTCTGCCAGCACTGAAACAGCCTCCTCTGGTGCGTGAAAACAGGCTCTATCAGGCTGATTGGTTGATGCGTTTCTACCAATTCAAAGTTGAGGAGATAGTGGATGAGACTTATCCTGACCTGGATCTGGAGATTGATCCCAAATTGTCATGGGCGTTGCGCCATCCCGAACTGTTTCCGGTGGAAGTAAACAAGGTGGATTATGAGATGCTACTCCGTGTGCCGGGGATTGGTGTGAAGTCGGCGAGGCTGATTGTGGCTTCCCGTCGCTTCTCCCGTCTGGGCTTCTATGAGTTGAAAAAGATAGGAGTGGTGATGAAAAAGGCGCAATATTTCATTGTTTGCAGCGAACTGCCCATGCGGACGGTGAATGAACTGACTCCCTTGGGAGTGCGTAGCTTGCTGTTGCCCAAGTCCGGTAAGACATCGGGTGATGACGGGCAATTGCTGCTGGAATTCCAGAAAGAGTAG
- a CDS encoding TIGR03915 family putative DNA repair protein: MNIFFFDRTFEGLLTSVFEAYSRHTFPDALLGEEEPLPLFYDEVFTITTDEEKAARVWRGVQKKLSASALACLAQCWLAEELETPLLLFRYIRKAIDAPRSIETNFSDADVLEFSHMWKRVDWERIRLLQFVRFQKASDGTFFAAVEPEKNALPLVLDHFRNRFADQRWLIYDIKRAYGYYYDLKDVRMVTFEEGSHESHFVTGMLDESLMDKDEKLFQSLWKTYFRAICIRERLNPRKHRQDMPVRYWKYLTEKQW, translated from the coding sequence ATGAACATTTTCTTTTTTGACCGTACTTTTGAGGGATTGTTGACTTCTGTTTTCGAAGCCTATTCCCGTCATACTTTTCCTGATGCACTGCTGGGAGAAGAGGAGCCGTTGCCACTGTTCTATGACGAAGTGTTCACGATAACCACTGATGAAGAGAAGGCTGCCCGTGTGTGGAGAGGAGTGCAGAAGAAGCTGTCCGCGTCTGCCCTTGCCTGCCTTGCTCAGTGTTGGTTGGCTGAGGAACTGGAGACGCCCTTACTGCTTTTCCGATACATCCGCAAGGCGATAGATGCCCCCCGTTCTATAGAGACGAACTTTTCAGACGCTGATGTGCTGGAGTTCTCGCACATGTGGAAGCGTGTGGACTGGGAGCGCATACGCCTGCTTCAATTTGTACGCTTCCAGAAGGCGTCAGACGGCACTTTCTTTGCTGCCGTGGAGCCGGAGAAGAATGCCTTGCCACTGGTGCTTGACCATTTTCGCAACCGCTTTGCTGACCAACGTTGGCTGATTTATGACATAAAGCGGGCATACGGATATTATTATGATTTGAAAGATGTGCGCATGGTAACTTTTGAAGAAGGTAGCCACGAGAGTCATTTTGTCACTGGGATGCTGGACGAGAGCTTGATGGATAAGGACGAGAAGCTGTTTCAATCTCTCTGGAAAACCTATTTCAGAGCTATTTGTATCAGAGAACGGCTCAATCCACGAAAGCATAGACAAGATATGCCCGTGAGATACTGGAAATATCTTACGGAGAAGCAATGGTAA